The Candidatus Desulfovibrio trichonymphae region CTGGAAGGCCACGCTCGGCTTTGAAGAAACCGTCCGCCACACTGCGGAGTGGTATCAGTATTTTTACAGAGGCGAGGGGGGCAAAAAGCCGCGGAACATGCTGGACTTCACCCTCGGACAGATAGCGGCCTACGTCAGCGCCGCGGAACAGTGCGGCCAGATATGGACGCAGTGATGGCCGGGCCGCCCGCTTCCGCCGGCGAACCGGCGCCGGAAGCCCTTGGCATTGAGGGCGCGTTTTTTCTGCCGCTGCGGGTCATTGCCGCAAACGGAGGCCCGGTACTGCATTTTTTAAAGCCGGACTCTCCCCTACTTCCGGATTTCACCAGCGGCTTTGGTGAAATATATTTTTCCGAAGCCCTGCCGGGCGCAGTCAAAGCATGGAAACGCCACCGTCGCCAGACGCAGCTCTTTGCCGTGCCGTGCGGACGTCTAACGATCGCGCTCTACGACGGCCGACCCGCTTCTTCTTCGTGCGGCCTGCTGCACGAACTGATTCTTGGACGGCCGGACCATTACGGTCTGCTGCACATTCCCCGCGGCATCTGGTACGGTTTTGCCGCGCTGGGGCAAAACCCGGCGCTCGTCTGCAACTGTGCGGACATGCCCCATGCCCCGGACGAAAGCGAACGCCGGCCGCCGGACGATCCGACCATCCCTTACAGATGGTCCGGGACATTTGCATGAAATTTGCCCATCCCGGGCGGAATTGCTATCATTGACGCTCTTGCATCCAGACACAACAGAAACAAACTAGCCCGCAGCCAAAAAGGACATACATGCCGATTAAAATTCCCGCTGACCTCCCGGCCAGAACCGCCCTGGAAAGCGAAAACATATTTGTCATGACGGAAGACCGCGCTGTCCGACAGGACATACGCCCGATTGAAATCGTGATCGTCAATCTGATGCCCACAAAAATCGCCACAGAAACACAACTGTTGCGCCTGCTCGGGAACACTCCCCTTCATGTCAATATTACCCTGCTGCGCACGGCGGCGCATGTGTCCAAAAATACGCCGCGGAACCATCTGGAACGCTTTTACAAAACATTTGCGGAAATCCGTCACCGCAGTTTTGACGGCATGATCGTCACCGGCGCACCGCTGGAACATCTGCCTTTTGAAAATGTGGACTATTGGCAGGAACTGCTGGCCATTATGGGCTACGCCGCACAGAACGTCTATTCCACGCTTTACCTCTGCTGGGCGGCGCAGGCGGCGCTCTACCATTTTTATCATTTGCCCAGACACGACTTGCCCGCCAAAATTTTCGGCGTTTTCCGCCACGCTGTGCTGCATCCTGAATGTCGTCTCTTCAGAGGCTTTGACGATGAATTCAAGGCGCCTCATTCACGCCATTCCGCAATCAACATTGAAGATGTGCTCAAAACGCCCCATCTGCGTATTCTGGCGCAGTCAGATCAGGCGGGGCTCACCGTGCTGGAACGAACAGACCATACCCAGGTTTTCATGACAGGCCATCTTGAATATGATCGCGTCACGCTGGACGCCGAATACCGGCGCGATCTAAACAAGAGGCTCAATCCCTCTGTTCCCGCAAATTATTACCCCGGCAACAACCCGGAGGCCGCGCCGCTGATGACCTGGCGGGCGCACGCCCATCTGTTTTACAGCAACTGGCTCAATTATTATGTATATCAGGAAACTCCCTTCATCCTCACATCCTTTGATAGGGACGACCAGGACTGAACGCGCACTGTGCATCTCATCCTTGTTTCAGGAGGAACATCATCATGTGGAGCTATACGCAAACCGTGCATGATCATTTTTTACAGCCGCACAATGCCGGACCTCTCAAAGACGCCAACGCCGTAGGCGAGGTGGGAAGCCTTGCCTGCGGCGACGCTCTTAAACTCTATCTGAAAATCAGCGTTCAGGGCGTAATTGAAAAAACGGGATTCGAAACATTCGGCTGCGCCAGCGCTATCGCTTCCAGCTCTGTGCTGACAGAGATGATCAAGGGCATGACTGTGGACGAGGCCCTTAAATT contains the following coding sequences:
- a CDS encoding dTDP-4-dehydrorhamnose 3,5-epimerase family protein, with product MDAVMAGPPASAGEPAPEALGIEGAFFLPLRVIAANGGPVLHFLKPDSPLLPDFTSGFGEIYFSEALPGAVKAWKRHRRQTQLFAVPCGRLTIALYDGRPASSSCGLLHELILGRPDHYGLLHIPRGIWYGFAALGQNPALVCNCADMPHAPDESERRPPDDPTIPYRWSGTFA
- the metA gene encoding homoserine O-acetyltransferase MetA, whose protein sequence is MPIKIPADLPARTALESENIFVMTEDRAVRQDIRPIEIVIVNLMPTKIATETQLLRLLGNTPLHVNITLLRTAAHVSKNTPRNHLERFYKTFAEIRHRSFDGMIVTGAPLEHLPFENVDYWQELLAIMGYAAQNVYSTLYLCWAAQAALYHFYHLPRHDLPAKIFGVFRHAVLHPECRLFRGFDDEFKAPHSRHSAINIEDVLKTPHLRILAQSDQAGLTVLERTDHTQVFMTGHLEYDRVTLDAEYRRDLNKRLNPSVPANYYPGNNPEAAPLMTWRAHAHLFYSNWLNYYVYQETPFILTSFDRDDQD